The Verrucomicrobium spinosum DSM 4136 = JCM 18804 genome includes a region encoding these proteins:
- a CDS encoding S8 family serine peptidase, with translation MSRGRGHGIRIAVLDSGVEWSHPDLANVRRADDLVIVEEGGRLEAVPAPAGGEDVFGHGTAVTGILHEIAPEAEIGSFRVLDLRNQSQSEMICFGAQLAIERGYHILNCSFGARLKAQVLMFKSWVDRAYLSGHHVVAACNNEDFRRAEWPGDFTSVITVNMLATPERECLFRNQPGTLVEFAALGVNVNVPWKGRIRRDATGSSFAAPRAAALLARMLSIFPHLSPLQAKGLLHQIASGLPPRKRLQLPTALSQTISG, from the coding sequence ATGAGCCGTGGACGCGGCCATGGCATTCGCATCGCCGTGCTGGACTCCGGAGTGGAGTGGAGCCACCCGGATCTTGCCAATGTGCGCCGCGCTGATGACCTCGTCATCGTAGAAGAAGGTGGCCGCCTGGAGGCCGTCCCAGCCCCCGCGGGAGGTGAGGATGTCTTCGGCCACGGCACCGCCGTCACTGGGATTCTGCACGAGATCGCCCCCGAGGCGGAGATTGGCAGTTTCCGTGTCCTAGATCTCCGTAATCAGTCCCAGAGTGAGATGATCTGCTTCGGTGCCCAACTCGCCATTGAGCGTGGTTACCATATCCTGAACTGCAGCTTCGGTGCCCGGCTCAAGGCGCAGGTCCTCATGTTCAAGTCGTGGGTGGACCGGGCTTACCTCAGTGGTCATCACGTCGTGGCCGCCTGCAACAATGAAGATTTCCGGCGCGCAGAGTGGCCCGGAGATTTCACCTCAGTCATCACCGTCAACATGCTCGCTACGCCGGAGCGTGAGTGCCTCTTTCGCAACCAGCCAGGCACGCTGGTGGAATTCGCTGCGTTGGGAGTGAATGTGAACGTCCCGTGGAAGGGCCGCATCCGGCGGGATGCCACCGGCAGCAGCTTCGCCGCGCCACGCGCCGCCGCCCTGCTTGCGCGCATGCTTTCCATCTTCCCTCACCTGTCTCCCCTCCAGGCGAAGGGACTGCTTCACCAGATCGCCAGCGGCCTGCCCCCACGCAAACGTCTTCAACTTCCAACTGCCCTGTCACAGACAATTTCCGGTTGA
- a CDS encoding GAF domain-containing protein: MSSAYGDFSTTTTMRWLPEPRVVPLVPAIEERVTQFAGLIRAANLQEFLDPLMTRLIHDCFSDAGAHEGVIWLMDTSGRNLLCAHQEGPTSSRLLSFRMPIDSGVAGMVLATQQAFCENNLSSNPSGASKLDEALGVIVCSRILAPFFISGQMRGLIACYRTKANHDAPEPPAFEPEAMEEVTLLTRLLGRLLDHKLLCAAIGVDES; the protein is encoded by the coding sequence ATGTCCTCCGCCTACGGCGATTTCTCCACCACCACTACCATGCGCTGGCTGCCGGAGCCTCGGGTGGTGCCGCTTGTCCCGGCCATTGAGGAGCGCGTCACCCAGTTTGCGGGGCTCATCCGTGCGGCCAATCTCCAGGAGTTTTTGGACCCCCTCATGACGCGGCTCATCCACGACTGCTTTAGCGACGCCGGGGCTCACGAGGGCGTGATCTGGCTCATGGACACATCCGGCCGCAACCTCCTCTGCGCCCATCAGGAGGGGCCCACCTCGAGTCGCCTGCTCAGCTTCAGAATGCCAATCGACAGCGGCGTCGCTGGCATGGTCCTCGCCACCCAGCAGGCGTTTTGTGAAAACAACCTCAGTTCCAACCCTTCCGGCGCAAGCAAGCTGGACGAGGCCCTGGGCGTTATCGTCTGTAGCCGCATCCTCGCCCCATTCTTCATCTCCGGCCAGATGCGCGGGCTCATCGCCTGCTACCGTACCAAGGCCAATCACGATGCCCCGGAACCACCCGCATTCGAACCCGAGGCCATGGAGGAGGTCACCCTGCTCACCCGGCTGCTCGGCCGCCTGCTGGATCACAAACTCCTCTGCGCCGCGATCGGCGTGGACGAAAGCTAA
- a CDS encoding PEP-CTERM sorting domain-containing protein (PEP-CTERM proteins occur, often in large numbers, in the proteomes of bacteria that also encode an exosortase, a predicted intramembrane cysteine proteinase. The presence of a PEP-CTERM domain at a protein's C-terminus predicts cleavage within the sorting domain, followed by covalent anchoring to some some component of the (usually Gram-negative) cell surface. Many PEP-CTERM proteins exhibit an unusual sequence composition that includes large numbers of potential glycosylation sites. Expression of one such protein has been shown restore the ability of a bacterium to form floc, a type of biofilm.), whose protein sequence is MKAPLTLVLFWIGLLSPALKGATLLFSHQGSTNPTTEGWSSALTGSGAGQAVTSGTTSAWQVMEPGGSNALTYNQNLTTPQLTQALTTGWELSATIQYVPPDPLGATALSNNAWCTLLINEGVVVSGTQKRTLYGLYFGNDASGNTLVRLYSAGSTYTVSSGFHDYRIIYDPVLGNASFYIDGTLTATGYEGTEIDNTAVSRVYWGDNTTTSATSGRGANYAFVGFSVETVPEPSRAVLVTLAFTLISLRRHRRPLAFHPVNLSKPC, encoded by the coding sequence ATGAAAGCCCCTTTGACCCTCGTTCTTTTTTGGATTGGGCTCCTCAGTCCCGCCTTGAAGGGGGCCACCCTGTTGTTCAGCCATCAAGGCAGCACGAATCCCACCACCGAAGGCTGGTCGTCAGCCCTCACAGGCTCCGGCGCGGGACAGGCCGTCACCTCCGGCACCACCAGCGCCTGGCAGGTCATGGAGCCCGGTGGAAGCAATGCTTTGACCTACAATCAGAACCTCACCACCCCGCAGCTCACCCAGGCTCTCACCACGGGCTGGGAACTCTCTGCCACTATCCAGTATGTACCCCCCGATCCACTTGGAGCGACAGCACTGTCCAACAACGCATGGTGCACGCTCCTCATCAATGAGGGAGTCGTGGTGAGTGGCACCCAGAAGCGCACCCTCTATGGCCTGTACTTTGGCAATGACGCCTCCGGCAACACCCTGGTGCGCCTCTACTCCGCCGGCTCCACCTACACCGTATCCTCCGGCTTTCACGACTACCGTATCATCTACGATCCCGTGCTCGGCAATGCTTCCTTCTACATCGACGGCACCCTCACCGCCACCGGCTATGAAGGCACAGAGATCGACAACACCGCCGTCTCACGCGTGTATTGGGGAGACAACACCACCACTTCCGCCACCTCGGGACGAGGAGCCAACTACGCCTTCGTCGGCTTCTCCGTCGAGACCGTGCCCGAGCCCTCGCGGGCCGTGCTGGTCACACTCGCCTTCACCCTCATTTCCCTCCGCCGTCATCGCCGCCCCCTTGCTTTCCATCCTGTTAATCTTTCCAAACCTTGTTAA
- a CDS encoding segregation and condensation protein A, protein MENTDSDYKVKLEIFEGPLDLLLYLIKKDEIDIYDVSIERITSQYLGYIETFKALNIELSGEFIVMAANLMYLKSRTLLPKDVQPPDEEADEEDPRWELIRQLVEYKKFKDAAQFLHIRDSSGAEFFAANPELPDLNAPVEGLPQIGIFDLIRAFQKVLKKFEDVHTLREIVDDRWTVSDKIDYLLSVLPVGGKVPFMSLFTEATSRSEVIITFLAMLELMKLNFLKIEQERVLGEILVLRPSDKVFTQVPMDTFDGTDYTSQPALSE, encoded by the coding sequence GTGGAAAACACGGACAGCGACTACAAGGTTAAGCTCGAAATCTTCGAAGGCCCCCTCGACCTCCTTCTCTATCTCATCAAGAAAGATGAGATAGACATCTATGATGTCAGCATCGAGCGCATCACCAGCCAGTACCTCGGCTATATCGAGACGTTCAAGGCTCTCAACATTGAGCTCTCCGGCGAGTTCATTGTCATGGCGGCCAATCTCATGTACCTCAAGAGCCGCACTCTCCTGCCCAAGGACGTGCAGCCTCCCGATGAAGAGGCAGATGAGGAGGATCCCCGGTGGGAACTCATCCGCCAGCTCGTGGAGTACAAGAAGTTCAAAGACGCCGCCCAGTTCCTCCATATCCGTGACAGCTCGGGCGCGGAGTTCTTTGCGGCCAACCCCGAACTACCCGACCTCAACGCTCCGGTGGAAGGTCTCCCGCAAATCGGCATTTTCGACCTCATTCGCGCCTTCCAGAAGGTGCTCAAGAAGTTCGAGGACGTGCACACGCTCCGCGAGATCGTGGACGACCGGTGGACGGTCAGTGACAAGATCGACTATCTCCTCTCCGTCCTCCCTGTGGGCGGCAAGGTCCCCTTCATGAGCCTCTTCACCGAGGCCACCAGCCGCAGTGAAGTCATCATCACCTTCCTCGCCATGCTGGAGCTCATGAAGCTCAACTTCCTGAAGATCGAGCAGGAGCGCGTGCTGGGTGAGATCCTCGTGCTGCGCCCCTCCGACAAAGTCTTCACCCAGGTGCCCATGGACACCTTCGACGGCACGGACTACACCAGTCAGCCCGCATTGTCGGAGTAG